Genomic DNA from Desulfuromonas versatilis:
TTTCCTTTTCCCTTCCAAACTCGCTGAGGCAAAGCATTGCCCTTCTCATCAATTTACTGAAGGGGTAGGGGGGCAGTCAGGCATTGAATTTCTGAAATGAAAGGGAGGGTTTGTTGTGAGCGAAATTGCCTTTGCCCCTTTTTACGAGCGGTGGGCCGCCAAGCCCGGTATTGGTGCCGTCGGCAAGCTGATATTGGCTGGCTGCGTAGCTCTGGCGTTCTTTCTGCCCTATTACGGCCGCGTCGGCGCCGCGGCGCTGTCAAACTGGTCCTGGCTGCTGGCTGTTTTGATCTTTTGCGCCCTGTTATTTCTCTTTTATGCAACGGCGACCTTGCGCCACCTCTTCCCCATCTGGCAGGTGCATATCGAGAAGGGTAATGCCGCCGCCTTCCTGGTTCCGCTGAACAGATACCTGTGTGATCGGAACTTTTTTCTGGCGGGGTTCTTTTTCGGCGGCGCCAACCTGACAATGGGGGTTCTTTTCGGCATCGACATGAGCGATCCGGTCGCCGCATCGCTGTTGCTGTTTGGCTATTTCATCGCCGGATTCGTTTGCGGTTTGCCGGCCATGGGCATCTTGGGTGTGGTGGCTACCTTTCGAAAATTCACCGAATCCAACACGCTCAAACTTGACTACACCGCGCCGGACCGGTGCGGCGGACTGTCTTTTTTTGGGGTGGCCCTGGTCAAGTTCAGTATCGTGACTCTTCTCGCGGGCATTTTGATCGCCAGCTACATCCTTCTGGCCGAGTGGTCCCACGCCGGCAATCCCTGGGTGCAGTTGCTTATGTGGGGCTGGATTCTTTTCCCCTTCCTGCTATCCCTGCTGGTCCTTGTCGTTCCGGCTTTGGACATCAACCAGATGCTCAGTCGATACCGGCATGTCGAGGAGCAGAAGCTGAAAGACAAATGCTCCGAACTGCGCTGCAGAATCGAGGTGAATGCGGTTGGCGGTGAACTGGAGAGCCTACGGAGCGATTACGATTATCTCTGCCGCCGGCGCGAGGAGGTGCATAACATGCGCACCTGGCCTTTCAGCGCCGGGGCCACCACCTCCTTCGTGGGCGCGTTCCTGTCCAATGTCTTGGTCGCCATTGAATTGGGCAGAAGCCTGTTAAGCAATAACTAAGGGTGAGAACCAAGATCGACAGGAGAGTCAGTCTTGCAAGATTGCAAGTTGAAGGTTGCCGGGGCCGGGATTTTTCAGTCTTATTCCCAAGGGCGACCCATCCCCTCCAATGACCTCTGGATTGCAGCTGCTACCCTGCGGCACGGACTTGCTCTCGCAACCCTTGACGAACACTTCCGGCACATAGACGGCTTGCTGCTGGCCGGCATTTGACAAGGAGTTCACCATGGCCACCATGACCTTGCGCGGCATCGACGAGAAAACCGCCGAAGCCTTGAAACAGAGAGCGCAACAAGAGGGGACCAGCGTCAATGCGGTGACCCTGAGGCTTATCCGAGAATCCCTTGGTCTCGATAAGAAAAAGCGGGTTGTCACCTATAGCGATCTCGGCCACCTTGCCGGCACCTGGAGTAAGGAAGATGCGGCCGAATTCGAGCGCAATACAGCGGTGTTCGAAAAAGTGGACGAAGAACTCTGGAAGTAGTTTCCGACTTCGGGGTTAAGTCCTGCAATTTTAATTCACCCACCAATGGGGAAGTCGCAGCGACAACACCTGCGTCCAAGTCCCTCGTCCAGATTTCCTGTTTTGAAAACCTCTCGAGGACGAGGAGGAAGAATCATGCTCGGCAGTGTGAATTCAATGGGACTGGTTCGGGGGGGTAAGTCGGTGGGTGGACCTGAATGGCGGCAGGGGCGGGGAGCAGGGCGGGCTGGTCGGCAAATTTTTTCCCCGGCCCCAAAAACAACGATGACGGCAAGCGCCGAGGGGTTTTTTCGGAATTTTTTCATTTTCCGAATTTTCAAGCGTTTTATCGACAGGGGTTTTATTTCTGTCGATGACGATATGGGGTCGTCCGCTTTACTTTTTCCTCGTCGGCGTTTCCGTCACCGTTTGTTACTACTCTAGCGCAGCGCCGGGGGAAGTCAAGCAGTGAAATTCAACTATTTTTCAATAGTTTACAAGTTGCTGTAATTCAAAAGGAAAACTTCAAAAATAACCGGAGTTGTTGGATTAAAACCCGATTTTCTGGCCCCCAAGGGACACCCCGGCCAATTTGAATTGTCTGCCCCCTGAGTCTTCAAGTATATTGCTTCAGTCCCGGTAAGTTCACAGCTCCCCCCTGATATCCGAAGTGGTGGAAATGGATTTCACAGCCCTGCGCGCCTATCTGGCCGCCAAACCTGGCGCGGTCGAAGATTTCCCCTTTGACCTGGTGACTCTGGTGTCCAAGGTCGGCGGCAAAATGTTTGCCCTGGTCAGCACCGATGAAGATCCGCTGCGGGTGAACCTCAAGTGTGATCCGCTGAAAGCGGAAATCCTGCGGGAGAGCTATCCCGCGGTGCTGCCCGGTTACCACATGAACAAACGCCACTGGAACACGGTGGTGCTTGATGGCTCGATTCCCGATGAGGATCTGCTGGCGATGATCGATGAATCCTATGCGCTGGTGGTCCAGGGATTGCCGAAGGCCAAACGTCCACCGGTCTGACCCATGCATTTATCGGCGCCTCCTTCTGTATTTTTTTCTTCTTCCCCTTTCCCAGTACCAAAATGGCAGTTCTGAACGAAAGCATCTGTGGCCGAAACAATTCCTGGGGAGCAGGCAAAAGCTTTCTGCGTCCTGGGCTGCGCATGGCTTTTCTGCTGCTCCTTGTGCTGCTGGCCCTCGCGGCACCCACCCATGCGGCCAATGGCTTCCAGGAGACTGCCACCAAGTGGCGGGAGGTTCATGGCAAAGCCAGCCAGTACCGCCTGATCCTGCAGAATATCTATGCCCAGGTCGAATCCCAGGTCGGCCCCGACAAAAGCAAACTCAACAAGGCCTTCGCCAGGCGGCTCAACGCACTATACCCGGAGTCCAATTACTTCGGCGGTGCCTATGGAAGCCTGGCCGTCAATAACTACACCTGGGTGCACTTCGACACGGCGTGGAACATCACCAATCTGCGGCAGCAGTTCGGGGGGCTGCAAAAAAACTACGACTTCCGAAACCAGACCATGGAAGTGGTCAACGGGCCCAACCGCGTCAAGTTCAAGCTCGACCTCAGACAGCCCGAAAAATCCCAGTTCATTACCGCTGAGATCCCGGCCGTCTCTGCCACGGCCCAGGAGATCCGCTCGCAGAAGGGGGGCTGGCAGGCATCTGTTCAACCGCTCAAGGACATCCTCAACGACACCTATGCCCAGCAGATCGCTCTGGGCGATGGCACGCGGATGGATGAACTGGCCGAGCGGATGGTGGAGGATGAGGGCACCCGCCAGTTTGTCCTGAACACCGCTGCGGAGATCTACTCCAATGCCCGGGAAAAATCGCGGGCGCAAACGGGTTTGCCGGGGCTCCTTGGCGAAGCCCTCCACAATACCCAATCGGGGGTCAGGGGATTGACCACCATCAGCGTTTTCAGGTACCTGCCCTGGTATTTCTGGCCGTTTCTCATCCTTCTTGTCGCTGTCAACGTGCTGAACACCGGCACCCGGAGAGCCTCCCGGCCCCGGAAAGCCGCCAGGTTGAAAAAAACCGGCGAGTTCTCCCTGGGGCGCAGGGCCCCTTCGCGAAAGCCCGCCGAGCCCGGCACCTCGCCCGGTCCGGGTCTGGAAAGCCTCGCCGACGAGCCCTTTGAAGACCTGGACCACGACGAATGGAGCCTGCAGCTGCTGAGCTCCCTGGAGTGGAAACGCTTCGAGACGGTCTGTGCCGAGTACCTGCGGCTGATCGGGTTCGCCCCCAAGGAGACCCGGATCGGCGCCGACGGCGGGGTGGACATCTGGGTTTACCGGCAGGGGGTGGAAAAAGCGGTGGGGATCGTCCAGTGCAAGGCCTGGACCACCTACCGGGTGGGCGTCAAGCCGGTCCGGGAACTCTACGGGGTCATGGCCGCGGAAGGGGTCGCGAACGGCAAGTTCATCATCTCGGGGGAGTTTTCCAGCGAAGCGCTGGCCTTTGCCGAGGGCAAACGGCTGGAGCTGATCTCCGGGAAAAGGTTTGTCGCTTCGATCCGCAAGCTGTCTGCGGAAAAGCAGCTGCAACTGCTGAATATCGCCATCGCGGGGGATTATCGCACCCCGACCTGCCCGCAGTGCGGGGTGAAGATGACCTTGCGGCAGGGCAGGGCCTCGGACCGGCAGTTCTGGGGCTGCCCGAAATACCCGCGGTGCAGTGGGACTCTGGTGTACAAGCCCGCGGAGGGGTGAACCGCTGCTCATGCCGCATGCCGAGGGTCAGGCCTGACCCGCAGAGGAGACCTCCCGTACTCACCCCGGCGCCCGTGGACAGTCCCGGAAGAGGAGCAACTTCTCGCGGTCCCCTCTGTTTTGTCTTCCGAAAAAGTCTATAATTTAGAATCCCCAACATAGAGGAAATGATCAAATTGTTGAAAATGTTCTGTCGTTTATGGAGCCTGGGATGGCTGGCGGCCTGCCTGCTTTGCAGCGCGCCGGCGCTTGCCGCTGACGCGAAGGAGGCGACTCCGCCACTGCTGGAAAGCCTCCGCCTGGATAAAAAACTGGATTTCTGCGGTGAGCCGGTTCCGCTGGACGATCCCGAGGTGCGCGAACGCATGGAGAGGGAACTGCTGCTATCTCTCTGGGACCGGGACCAGGCGATTTTGTGGCTGAAGCGCTCCTCCCGCTATTTTCCCGCCATCGAAGCCATGCTTTCCCGCGCCGGGCTGCCCGATGACCTGAAGTATATCGCCATTGCCGAGAGCGCCCTGCAGCCGCACGTCGGCTCACCCAAGGGGGCCATCGGCTACTGGCAGTTCATGCCGGACACCGCCCGTCGCTACGGCCTGGCGGTCAACGAGGCCATCGATCAGCGCAGAAGCCTGGCCGCTTCGACCCAGGCAGCGGTGAGCTATTTTTCGGAGCTTCACGAAAAATTCGGCTCCTGGAGCCTGGCGGCAGCGGCTTACAACATGGGGGAGGAGGGGCTGCAGGCGGAAATCCTGACCCAGGGTGTCCGCAGTTTCTACCGGCTCTACCTGCCCCTGGAAACCCAGCGCTACCTGTTCCGGATTCTTTCCGCCAAACTGATCCTGACGCAGCCGGAGCGCTACGGCTTTCATATGCAGGAGGCGGATTATTACCCGCCGGACCGGTTTGCCACCGTCGAATTGACCTGCCGGGAGGAGACCAGCCTGACCGTGGTGGCGCAGGCGG
This window encodes:
- a CDS encoding FitA-like ribbon-helix-helix domain-containing protein, whose amino-acid sequence is MATMTLRGIDEKTAEALKQRAQQEGTSVNAVTLRLIRESLGLDKKKRVVTYSDLGHLAGTWSKEDAAEFERNTAVFEKVDEELWK
- a CDS encoding PIN domain-containing protein, whose amino-acid sequence is MKVAGAGIFQSYSQGRPIPSNDLWIAAATLRHGLALATLDEHFRHIDGLLLAGI
- a CDS encoding MmcQ/YjbR family DNA-binding protein, with product MDFTALRAYLAAKPGAVEDFPFDLVTLVSKVGGKMFALVSTDEDPLRVNLKCDPLKAEILRESYPAVLPGYHMNKRHWNTVVLDGSIPDEDLLAMIDESYALVVQGLPKAKRPPV
- a CDS encoding restriction endonuclease, yielding MAFLLLLVLLALAAPTHAANGFQETATKWREVHGKASQYRLILQNIYAQVESQVGPDKSKLNKAFARRLNALYPESNYFGGAYGSLAVNNYTWVHFDTAWNITNLRQQFGGLQKNYDFRNQTMEVVNGPNRVKFKLDLRQPEKSQFITAEIPAVSATAQEIRSQKGGWQASVQPLKDILNDTYAQQIALGDGTRMDELAERMVEDEGTRQFVLNTAAEIYSNAREKSRAQTGLPGLLGEALHNTQSGVRGLTTISVFRYLPWYFWPFLILLVAVNVLNTGTRRASRPRKAARLKKTGEFSLGRRAPSRKPAEPGTSPGPGLESLADEPFEDLDHDEWSLQLLSSLEWKRFETVCAEYLRLIGFAPKETRIGADGGVDIWVYRQGVEKAVGIVQCKAWTTYRVGVKPVRELYGVMAAEGVANGKFIISGEFSSEALAFAEGKRLELISGKRFVASIRKLSAEKQLQLLNIAIAGDYRTPTCPQCGVKMTLRQGRASDRQFWGCPKYPRCSGTLVYKPAEG
- a CDS encoding lytic transglycosylase domain-containing protein; the protein is MIKLLKMFCRLWSLGWLAACLLCSAPALAADAKEATPPLLESLRLDKKLDFCGEPVPLDDPEVRERMERELLLSLWDRDQAILWLKRSSRYFPAIEAMLSRAGLPDDLKYIAIAESALQPHVGSPKGAIGYWQFMPDTARRYGLAVNEAIDQRRSLAASTQAAVSYFSELHEKFGSWSLAAAAYNMGEEGLQAEILTQGVRSFYRLYLPLETQRYLFRILSAKLILTQPERYGFHMQEADYYPPDRFATVELTCREETSLTVVAQAARTDFKRIKDLNPELRGHYLAAGTYTLAVPENTPPGFQTRFDQGHQAWSTQRKERIYIVQSGDNLSSIARKFNVPLAAIQIWNRIDLRSPIHPGDRLIIHPAGSGTDKP